A window from Drosophila kikkawai strain 14028-0561.14 chromosome 2L, DkikHiC1v2, whole genome shotgun sequence encodes these proteins:
- the LOC108082828 gene encoding insulin receptor yields the protein MLPSASLMLVALLGAIAEAKPEHECTSIDIRNDCKNMHQLDNCTVVTGYLMITLITSDVPCNYSQYTFPLLTEVTEFVVFTGVRGLTNITDMFPHLTIIRGRRLFLNYALGVTSMPDLEQLAFPQLMAIQNGQVFIGNCPKLCNTDRVNWDLLTLSTGDNQIIATGSNCSSPVCTGCASSHCWSNLYCQRSLNENIANPKANINSCHEECFGGCSNHSTSAADCTVCRGLSDAGTCVKSCPKDKYVLEHHQRCYSKRDCTLKHKYYIYGSQCVAFCPSGYRANSQFECVECGPEEACISFCTPESPANAFTIYNIADAEKVRGCQIFNASLIITIRQKVNESQLIQSFTSIREIRGYLKVYRSSELRSLKFLSNLVRIYGDPMESHRYSIVLYDNRRLSELWDPAHKMELGDGGMFINRNNKLCNRLMLGFQRAVSHDRALDSLQTNDQEVLCSPSKLQLNVQKRTYRTVNLSWLKSQTSQRLEIIHRPLPPGKLYHEESELEAPVCTRINWKRRLLFPDELQENGTHYLFELDSLEPDTRYACLLRTFSDDNLHEARSDLTYVQTERDIPKPPVLQLLKKTDNSLSVRMAGQDHDSFLLTVLELADDQAYIEQRNYCHQPSYVWQDMDSAQWLAFEDYDDCCAHKEEQAEDARFIADMREQYRCTLDNRKQCRELDLAEATLPQFRLPGNTSEYDLRQLHRYRLYAMQLQACNELGCSSYTALHERTNYTMGADQLTHLQACYVQETQKYIIRFQEPLQPNGLVVNYVIHYRNNFTQTHTGCVTRQEHANAGYVFAEHLNITYTDCAVRVHSLAGNAITPYVPITQCTDEEQQLAHSRPAKELVTDITYVPVTAVHARGISIFLICFLFGCGATLVWVLYKRRCWQKWPGLRRYMPIREQWLRERQQPEDREILVDGFETVRFQNNNINGNADDYPM from the exons atgttgccaagCGCTAGCCTCATGTTGGTGGCCCTGCTTGGGGCCATAGCCGAGGCAAAGCCAGAGCACGAGTGCACCAGCATTGACATCCGCAAcgattgcaagaatatgcaTCAACTGGACAACTGCACAGTGGTCACGGGATACCTTATGATCACGTTGATCACCTCCGATGTGCCATGCAACTACTCGCAGTACACGTTTCCCCTGCTGACCGAGGTCACCGAGTTTGTTGTCTTTACGGGAGTGCGTGGCTTGACCAACATTACGGATATGTTTCCGCATCTCACCATTATCCGTGGCCGTCGGCTGTTTCTCAACTATGCCCTGGGTGTGACTAGCATGCCTGACCTGGAGCAG TTGGCCTTCCCGCAATTGATGGCTATACAAAATGGACAAGTGTTTATTGGCAACTGTCCCAAGCTGTGCAATACAGACCGG GTCAACTGGGATCTGCTTACCCTGAGCACTGGCGACAACCAAATTATTGCCACGGGCAGCAACTGCAGTTCCCCGGTCTGCACCGGCTGTGCCTCCTCCCACTGCTGGTCGAACCTGTACTGCCAGCGATCCCTAAACGAAAACATTGCCAATCCCAAGGC CAACATAAACTCCTGTCATGAGGAGTGTTTCGGGGGCTGTAGTAATCACTCAACGTCCGCCGCCGATTGTACTGTCTGTCGCGGACTAAGCGATGCCGGAACTTGTGTTAAGAGCTGCCCCAAGGACAA GTACGTCCTGGAGCATCACCAGCGTTGCTACTCCAAAAGAGACTGCACATTAAAGCACAAATACTACATCTATGGATCGCAGTGCGTGGCCTTCTGTCCCAGCGGCTACAGGGCCAACAGCCAGTTTGAGTGCGTGGAGTGTGGCCCAGAGGAGGCTTGTATTAGCTTTTGCACCCCGGAGTCTCCGGCGAATGCGTTTACCATATACAACATAGCCGACGCCGAGAAGGTGCGCGGCTGCCAGATATTTAACGCCAGCCTGATCATTACCATACGCCAAAAGGTGAACGAATCGCAGCTAATCCAGAGCTTCACCAGCATCCGGGAGATACGTGGTTACCTTAAAGTTTATCG CTCTTCTGAGCTGCGAAGCTTGAAGTTCCTCAGTAACCTGGTTCGCATTTATGGAGATCCCATGGAGAGTCACCGTTATTCCATTGTACTCTATGACAACAGAAGATTGTCCGAGCTGTGGGACCCGGCCCACAAGATGGAGCTCGGGGATGGCGGCATGTTTATTAATCGCAACAATAAACTATGCAATCGCCTGATGCTTGGCTTCCAAAGGGCGGTGAGCCACGACAGGGCCTTGGACTCCCTCCAGACTAACGACCAGGAAGTACTGTGCAGTCCCTCAAAGCTGCAGTTAAATGTGCAG AAACGCACCTATCGAACTGTTAACCTGAGCTGGCTAAAGTCACAGACCAGCCAGAGACTAGAAATCATCCACCGGCCGCTGCCCCCAGGAAAACTTTATCACGAGGAGAGCGAACTAGAGGCGCCCGTGTGCACGCGCATCAATTGGAAGCGTCGCTTGCTCTTCCCCGACGAGCTTCAAGAGAACGGCACCCACTACCTCTTCGAGTTGGACTCCCTGGAACCGGACACGCGGTACGCCTGTCTGCTGCGTACTTTCAGCGACGACAACTTGCACGAGGCGCGTAGTGATTTGACCTACGTCCAGACGGAACGCGACATTCCAAAGCCACCAGTGCTGCAGTTGCTCAAAAAGACGGACAATTCGCTGAGTGTGCGGATGGCTGGCCAGGACCATGACAGCTTCCTTCTCACAGTGCTCGAACTGGCCGACGATCAGGCGTACATAGAGCAGCGAAATTACTGCCACCAGCCTTCGTACGTTTGGCAGGACATGGACAGTGCCCAGTGGCTGGCGTTCGAGGACTACGACGACTGCTGTGCCCACAAGGAGGAGCAAGCGGAGGACGCACGCTTCATAGCGGACATGCGGGAGCAATATCGCTGCACGCTGGACAATCGCAAGCAGTGCCGCGAACTGGACTTGGCCGAGGCAACCTTACCGCAGTTTCGTCTGCCGGGCAACACCTCGGAGTATGATCTGCGCCAGCTGCATCGCTATCGGTTATACGCCATGCAGTTGCAGGCGTGCAACGAGCTAGGATGCAGCTCCTATACGGCGCTCCACGAGCGCACCAACTACACCATGGGGGCGGATCAGCTCACCCATCTGCAGGCCTGCTACGTTCAGGAGACACAGAAGTACATCATACGCTTCCAGGAGCCCCTGCAGCCCAACGGTCTGGTGGTCAACTATGTGATCCACTATCGGAACAACTTTACCCAGACGCACACTGGATGCGTGACGAGGCAGGAGCACGCCAACGCCGGCTATGTGTTCGCGGAACACTTGAACATCACATACACAGACTGTGCCGTTCGAGTTCACTCCCTGGCCGGGAATGCAATAACGCCCTACGTGCCCATTACTCAGTGTACGGatgaggagcagcagctggcccACAGCCGGCCGGCCAAGGAACTGGTCACCGACATCACCTATGTGCCAGTGACGGCAGTGCATGCCCGCGGCATTAGTATATTCCTAATTTGTTTCCTCTTCGGCTGCGGTGCAACTCTGGTCTGGGTCCTTTACAAGCGGCGTTGCTGGCAAAAGTGGCCGGGACTGCGGCGCTATATGCCCATCCGGGAGCAGTGGCTGCGCGAGCGTCAGCAGCCTGAGGACCGAGAAATTCTGGTCGATGGCTTTGAAACGGTTCGTTTCCAGAACAACAACATTAACGGCAATGCTGACGATTATCCCATGTAA